Part of the Musa acuminata AAA Group cultivar baxijiao chromosome BXJ2-7, Cavendish_Baxijiao_AAA, whole genome shotgun sequence genome is shown below.
gcttagtcctcccagtttcagtggtgagtctgatccaatggtggcagaacgatggatgatgcagatagagaaaatatttgatgccttaagttactctgatgaacgaaaggtttttcttgccacctttatgctggaaggagaagctgaacactggtggagaatgattaagaggatgtctgaaatcaaacatgagctaatgacttggaagttattccaagaaaagtttaacgacaaatatttttcagattgcatgagagagcaaaaagaattggagttcttgaatcttatccagggaagtatgacggttacaaagtatgaatctaaattcactgagctctccagatttgccacacatatgactgatgatgaatctagaaaggcaagaaggtttgaaaggggattacggccggcaataagaagccgaatgtcagctttaaaattacagacatatgctgatacggtagaaagagctttgaaaattgaaagagacatggaggaaattcaagaaatcattggcaagaacaaaagggacaaatttactagcaaaagcaggagagaaaatgaatatgaagatagtaacaagaggtttaagatatctggatttgagaaaaggaaaccattggggaggactcagttatgtgcaaaatgcggattaaatcatgaaacaagccggtgttttcgggtgactggagcatgttttggttgtggaaagctaggtcatcaactaagagattgcccactgaatagaaaaaaagagccactgtctcctagaccctcagcccatgctagagtgtacgctatcactgaacaagattctaaagcttctaaatcagtggtggaaggtattcttcatgtttctaaaagaaatgcaaaagttttgtttgatcccggctccaacttatcgtttgtttcaaaatactttgcttgtcacttggatattccacctaaacccctggattatatgttatatgtaacaactgctgttggagattcattggcaacaaacttggtctacctatcttgtttgatctctattggagaccatgaactcttggctgatttgattctcctaaagatccagggttttgatattatacttggcatggattggttatcttctcatcacgctagtattgattgttacaaaaaaataattactttctgcataccagatcagcctatatttatctttgagggcattaggcatgatatgCCTCC
Proteins encoded:
- the LOC135616339 gene encoding uncharacterized protein LOC135616339 — encoded protein: MRTLETMAQVMQQQQQPVQQGNNDGTETSNQTGLGIGHFKKLSPPSFSGESDPMVAERWMMQIEKIFDALSYSDERKVFLATFMLEGEAEHWWRMIKRMSEIKHELMTWKLFQEKFNDKYFSDCMREQKELEFLNLIQGSMTVTKYESKFTELSRFATHMTDDESRKARRFERGLRPAIRSRMSALKLQTYADTVERALKIERDMEEIQEIIGKNKRDKFTSKSRRENEYEDSNKRFKISGFEKRKPLGRTQLCAKCGLNHETSRCFRVTGACFGCGKLGHQLRDCPLNRKKEPLSPRPSAHARVYAITEQDSKASKSVVEG